In the Schaalia hyovaginalis genome, GCCTCGGCGATCCGCGCGATCTCCTCGGGCCCGAACAGCGCCGAATCCACGAGGACGACGGAGGCGCCCTCGAGCCAGGCGCGCAGGCACTCGCCGATCACCTGCGGCGGGGCGGAGGGGCCCTCGCTCCGGTCCACCGTGATCAGGCGCCTCCCCGTCCTGGTCGAAGCGGCGTCGGCCCCCGCATCGCGTCCGTCGCGCGCCCCGCGCTGCGCCCGGGCGTCCGCGGATCCGCATGCGCGCACGACCTCCTCGAGAGAGGGGGCGGACGGCGGGGGAGCGACCTCCAGGGCATCCGATTGGGCCATCGTCTCCGCAAGGGCGTCCAGGGCCCCGGCGGGCAGGGGGGAGCCCGTCCAGGAGAAGGAGAGGTACTCGCGGGACTGGGCGAGAACCCAGGCGCCCGCTCCGATGGCCTCGAGCGCAGATTCGTCGATCGCGGCGGTGAGGAGCAGATCCGAGGGGCCGGGCTCCTCCTCGGCCCCCAGGGGGGTCCACCCCATCGCGCGCAGGGGGACGCCCCACACGAGCTGCGCCCAGAGCTCGTGGGAGATCCGGAAGGCGCCGGGCGCCCCCGCGGGATCGGCTCCGGAGAAGAGGTCGGCTCCGAGTTCATTGCCGAGGAGATTCGCGATCTTGGCGAACCAGCGGGCCACGACCGCGCCGTTGAGCTCGACGCGCTCCGTCGAATACACGGTAAGCAGGGGAGACGGTCGATTCGTGATCTGAGTGACGAATTCCGACAGGTCGGTCATGCTCGGAAGAATAGCCGCGCGCCCTCTGATCGGCGATTGCAAAGACTTTCTCATTTACTCCTTCCGGCTTGACTTAGGCGTATGACACGCGTGTAATTCTCATATCGATGCACGAATTGTGAGGAGACGGCGCGGTGTGGAACATCCTGGGCGACGGCCCGATCGCATGGTCGGGAGCCGACGACGCCGACCTCTTCGCCCTCGTCGACGGTCCCCTCGCGTGGCAGCAGCATGCTCTGTGCGCGCAGACGGATCCCGAAGCCTTCTTCCCTGAAAAAGGCGGGTCCACGCGCGAAGCCAAGGCGGTCTGCCAATCCTGCGAGGTCCGCGAGGAGTGCCTCGAATACGCGCTGGCCAACGATGAGCGCTTCGGCATCTGGGGCGGGCTCTCCGAAAGGGAGCGGCGCCGGATTCGTCGCATGGCGGGCTGAGCCATCTGGTGAAGCCCCGGATCCTCGCCTTCATCGTCGCACGCGATTCCGATTCGGCATCGCGTGTCCTCGAGGCTTCTCGCGAGCAGACGCTCGCACCCGATGAGATCCTCATCCTCGACTGCTCCGGGTCCGCTTCTCCCGGCGCGCCCGCGGCGGCGCGCATCGACGGAGCAGATCCCCCCGTGCGCACCATCGCGACCCCCGGTGCGAAGAACCTCGGCGACGCGCTCAACACCGCAGTGCGCGCGGTCGACCCCGGCCTCCTGTCCGCCCGCTGGTGGTGGATCCTTCACGACGACTCCGAGCCCGAGGCGACCTGCCTGGAGAGGCTGTGGGAAGTCGCCGACCTCGGTCGCACGATCGCGGCCGCGGGCCCCAAGCAGCTCGACGCGCGGGGCGTGAGGATCCTCGAGGTCGGCATCGAGGCGACGGCGAGCGCGCGCCGCCTCGAATCGATCCTCCCCGGCGAGATCGACCAGGGCCAGTACGACGGCCGCAGCGATGTCCTCGGAATCGGCACCGCGGGAATGCTGGTCGACCCCGGGGCCTGGGAGGCGGTGGGAGGCTTCGATCCCGCCCTCGGCCCCTTCGGCGACGGCCTCGACTTCTCGCGCCGCCTGCACCGCGCGGGCTTCCGCGTCGTCGTGGTCCCCGGGGCCAGGATCCGGCACGCCAGGGCCTCCCTGGTCCCGCGCGGCCCCGCTTCACCCCCCGCCGAGGGCGCGAGCCGGGGAGCCGGCCCCGACTCGGCGGTGCGAGCGCGCACTCCCAAGGGCGATCCGGCGGACCCGAGCTTCGGCGCCAGGCGCTTCGCCCAGCTGTACAACTGGGCGAAGGCGGCGCCCTCGGCCCTCA is a window encoding:
- a CDS encoding WhiB family transcriptional regulator; translation: MAWSGADDADLFALVDGPLAWQQHALCAQTDPEAFFPEKGGSTREAKAVCQSCEVREECLEYALANDERFGIWGGLSERERRRIRRMAG